In Manis javanica isolate MJ-LG chromosome 9, MJ_LKY, whole genome shotgun sequence, one DNA window encodes the following:
- the ABHD13 gene encoding protein ABHD13 isoform X1: protein MEKSWMLWNFVERWLIALASWSWALCRISLLPLIVTFHLYGGIVLLLLIFISIAGILYKFQDVLLYFPEQPSSSRLYVPMPTGIPHENIFIRTKDGVRLNLILIRYTGDNSPYSPTIIYFHGNAGNIGHRLPNALLMLVNLKVNLLLVDYRGYGKSEGEASEEGLYLDSEAVLDYMMTRPDLDKTKIFLFGRSLGGAVAIHLASENSHRISAIMVENTFLSIPHMASTLFSFFPMRYLPLWCYKNKFLSYRKISQCRMPSLFVSGLSDQLIPPVMMKRLYELSPSRTRRLAIFPDGTHNDTWQCQGYFTALEQFIKEVIKSHSPEEMAKTSSNVTII from the coding sequence ATGGAAAAGTCCTGGATGCTGTGGAACTTTGTTGAAAGATGGCTGATAGCCTTGGCTTCGTGGTCTTGGGCTCTCTGCCGTATCTCTCTTTTACCTTTAATAGTGACTTTTCATCTCTATGGAGGCATTGTCTTACTTTTATTAATATTCATATCAATAGCAGGTATTCTATATAAATTCCAGGATGTATTGCTGTATTTTCCAGAACAGCCGTCTTCCTCACGCCTTTATGTCCCTATGCCCACTGGTATTCCGcatgaaaacattttcatcagaACCAAAGATGGAGTGCGTCTAAATCTTATTTTGATAAGATACACTGGAGATAATTCACCCTATTCCCCaactataatttattttcatgggAATGCAGGCAACATAGGTCACAGGTTACCAAATGCATTGCTTATGTTGGTCAACCTCAAAGTTAATCTTTTGCTCGTTGATTATCGAGGATACGGAAAGAGTGAAGGAGAAGCGAGTGAGGAAGGACTTTACCTGGATTCCGAAGCCGTGCTAGACTACATGATGACGAGACCTGACCTGGACAaaactaaaatttttctttttggtcgCTCCTTGGGAGGAGCAGTGGCTATTCATCTGGCTTCTGAAAATTCACATAGGATTTCAGCCATTATGGTGGAGAACACATTTTTAAGCATACCGCACATGGCCAgcactttattttcattctttccaatGCGTTACCTTCCTTTATGGtgctacaaaaataaatttttgtcctACAGAAAAATCTCTCAGTGCAGAATGCCTTCTCTCTTCGTCTCTGGACTCTCTGACCAGTTAATCCCACCAGTAATGATGAAGCGACTTTACGAACTCTCCCCGTCTCGGACTAGGAGATTAGCCATTTTTCCTGATGGAACTCACAATGACACATGGCAGTGCCAGGGTTACTTCACTGCCCTCGAGCAATTCATCAAAGAAGTAATAAAGAGTCATTCTCCTGAAGAAATGGCAAAAACTTCGTCCAATGTAACAATCATATAa